DNA sequence from the Phoenix dactylifera cultivar Barhee BC4 chromosome 13, palm_55x_up_171113_PBpolish2nd_filt_p, whole genome shotgun sequence genome:
gagaagaaaatgaaCTAAAAAACAACACCGAACCATGTCAAGCTTGTTATTTAACTTCCCAAACGAGGTTCATTTTCCATCATTCCAGCATTTCCGCACCCATTTTCCGCTTTTCTACACCTCAATTATTTAAATACCCCAGCCGCCCAGCACAGCCACCCAAGTTGCTCGACTCCTCTTTCTTGCTTTCCCCCTgtctctctctcgatctatccCCCtctgaaataaagaaaaaaatatatataaaaaaaatcccaTCCCACCGCACACCCCAAAAGGAAAGGAACAAGAAACGAGAAGCAGCAACAGTGCGGCGAAGAGGTCATGAGAAGAGGCCCCCCTCGCCACCTCTTCCCCCATTCCTCCGCTCTCCCATTCCCACTCCTCTCCCTGACACACAACTCCCCCTCTTCTAGACCTCTCCCCACTCTTTCCTTCTGAAACGTCTTCAAGTCATCAGTcagctgagagagagagagagatagatatAGAGATAGATatagagatagatagatagatagatagatagatagacctGCTAAGAAGGACACGGGAGAGTAAAAAGGGCTGAGCAGCGTCGCAGCAGCAGCAGTTCAGTTCAGCAATGGAGGATTCACTGAAATCCCTCTCCTTGGACTACTTGAACCTGCTGATCAATGGCCAGGCCTTCAGCGACGTCACCTTCAGCGTCGAGGGCCGTCTCGTCCACGCCCACCGCTGCATCCTCGCCGCCCGCAGCCTCTTCTTCCGCAAGTTCTTCTGCGGCCCCGACCCCCCTTCCCCgggtctcctcctcctccaccaggACCTCcacccccaccaccaccacgGCCCCCGCTCCCCCTCCGGCGCATCCGCCTCGTCCCCCCGCGGGGCCTCCGCCGCCGGCCCCGTCGTGATCCCGGTGAACTCCGTCGGCTACGAGGTCttcctgctgctgctgcagTTCCTGTACAGCGGCCAGGTCTCCATCGTCCCGCAGAAGCACGAGCCGCGCCCCAATTGCAGCGAGCGCGGCTGCTGGCACACCTCTTGCACTGCCGCCGTCGACCTTGCCCTCGACACCCTCGCCGCCGCCCGCTCCTTCGGCGTCGAGCAGCTGGCGCTGCTCACCCAGGTACCCCCTGCCAAAACTCCTCCCCCAAGATCTGACCTCCTCGCATCAGATCAAACTCTTTCGCTGATGCCTTAATTGTACAGTTGTTCATTAGGTCCTACTGTTGCCATTTTTGGGATTGCTGGATCTTGAGGTGCGTGTGAGCAATTGAGCCATCCTTCCCATCATGCATCTGCCCCATTAATGAAGTGCCTTTCGATTCTAGGGTTGGTCTGTCTCCTTTCCCTTCGTTTCCTTTATCTTTGCTCATTCCTTGCAGCGTGCTGCTTGCGGCTTTATCTTTCTATCTCCTATAATCCTATTTAtagccgccttctcctcctccttcccttttGTGTTCATCTTGTTCTTCTTGTTTCTTCTTGTTAACTGTGTCAACGGCGGCTGCCTTGCTACAGTGAACAGGTGACATGAGTGGGGCTCTTTCAGATTGCACGCCATCTTTCATCCTTCTTCCATCATAAGCATCTGTAAACTAGGGGTTTCCCCTTTTTCCGAGAAGATCTTTGCCCATTTCATGCAGCATCCCAATTTATTTCTAGAATTGGGTGCTTTGCTGTTCTAGGCCAATCATCGCCTCACTGAGTCCCCAACGCCCCTCCTCTCTCGCCGCATCTCTCTCTATATTTTATGCAGGGAATAAGCCTAGAATTCCCTTCTCCACCGGCCCAGGCCATCTCCCCAACTACCATCTCAAGCAGAAGATGCCTTTGTTTATCACTGTTTGCAGAATCGTTCgcctccaaattttttttgctcTCGTTCATTCAACTTTCTGATTCGCAGAAGCAACTGGCGAGCATGGTCGAGAAGGCGTCGATCGAGGACGTGATGAAGGTGCTGATGGCGTCGCGCAAGCAGGACATGCACCAGCTCTGGACCACCTGCTCCCACCTCGTCGCCAAGTCGGGCCTCCCGCCTGAGGTCCTCGCCAAGCACCTGCCCATCGACGTCGTGGCCAAGATCGAGGAGCTCCGCCTCAAGACCTCCCTCGCCCGCCGCTCCTCCTTCATGTCCCACCACCCACTCGACATCGCCGTGGCCGGCGTCGGCCCATcctctgctgctgctgccgccgcCGAGCTCGAGGACCAGCACCACAAGATCCGGCGCATGCGCCGCGCGCTCGACTCCTCCGACGTCGAGCTCGTCAAGCTCATGGTCATGGGCGAGGGGCTCAACCTCGACGACGCGCTCGCCCTTCACTACGCTGTCGAGAACTGCAGCCGCGAGGTCGTCAAGGCGCTCCTGGAGCTCGGCGCGGCCGACGTCAACTGTCCTGCAGGGCCGGCAGGGAAGACCCCCCTCCACATCGCCGCCGAGATGGTCTGCCCCGACATGGTCGCCGTCCTCCTCGACCACCACGCGGACCCCAACATCCGGACAGTTGACGGGGTTACTCCACTCGACATCCTCCGTACCCTCACCTCGGACTTCCTCTTCAAGGGCGCTGTCCCGGGGCTCTCGCACATCGAGCCCAACAAGCTCCGGCTCTGCCTCGAGCTGGTCCAGTCTGCGGCGATGGTCATGTCGAGGGAGGAGGCAGCGAatagtggcggcggcggcggcggcggaggtcgCAATCCCAGCACGGCCATGTACCATCCTCCAATGAATCCCGAGCCCAGCAATTGCAATGCCAACAGcctcagcagcagcagcagcagcagcatggTTAACCTCAGTCTCGATTCGAGAATGGTATACCTCGATCTTGGCATGGCGGCGCAATTGGGGTGCAAGATCAATGATGGGGGTGAGGATGACAACAGCTGCAGTAGGTCTCAAGGGGGTGGTGGTGGCATTGGTCCATCATCCTCCATGTATTCTTCTCATGGATTCCCGTAACTACCTTGTAAGCTAAGCAAGGAACCTCCTACTGGTCTATATATCGCATTATGTCATACTCTATCTATTCTAATGCTCATGAATGGGAAAAGCAGGCTAAAGCTAGGCCAGGAAGcaagatatatatatagagaattGAATTGGAATATTTCGAggttttctctcctttttttcttcttgtatttcTATCTTTCCTTCTACAAAAGTTGTTTGGGGATGTTGTAGGAATGGGGGCAGGTCATGGGCAACTGCATCTAGACACAAGAGGGGTTTgctgattattttattttgattttttatatatatatttttgtttgcgTTTTGGGATTTCGGTATTTTTTTTGGAGTATTGGCTCTCATGGATGGGCAGCAGCATGTGGGGGATTTGTAGAGGGAGACAACGAGAATCTAAGTGAGCTTTGAATGATGGAGGAGATGCAGGTCAATCTTTTCACTCCCTCTGGCCTGTCACCCCTTTTGTTTTTATTGCTATATACAATATCAGagcctatttatttatttatgaccTTTTTGTTTTGTTCCTCCCTACCAACTCATGATcgtccccccctctctctctccctctctccctaccTTTTCTCTTGTATTGAGTGCAGCTTGCTATCATGGTGGGTGGATTACTTGGAATAGTAGCAACTATTACTACTCCTAATGGCAGGAGGGATAATCTCCACAAGGTGAGGTGGGTTCCCCTTTGTCCATGGCTCTTAAGTGGTTCCTTGAGCCTCCCTGTTGAGGCTTGTTtgggtatatatatgtatatgggcATCATATCCAAGTGAAGGTAATGAGTTGTCTCCGTCCGCAACAGCTTCTATAGTGCATGTATATTTCTCTTGCTTTCTTACATCGGCTTTGCATGCATCATGGCCATCTTTACGGCCtatagtttttattattatatataaaggccaaagaggaaaagagatcaCCCAACTGTAGACAAATATATCTCTTGTCTTGCATGAATGCAACACTGAGTGTGACTACACGACACCCCTATGGATTGTTATCTTACCTAAATCAGGATTCCTTCTCTGTGAGCGAGCTGCTTTTgctctcctccttttccttttgtAGCCGCTTTTGAGGCTCATATCCGCATCCTCTTTGAGAAAGAAGCCTTTATGAAAACTGCGTTCTTCTTACCCCCAATAGTGTGTTTCTGTATCGGTCTTCAAGCTTCATAACGTCTGCTTGAATATATTTGACAcaccctctcctctctctccctctctcagtCTCCGTTTCTTCTCTTCCACTTTGAGGTACGTTGTTTTATCACTCCGTTTGAAAGAACGGAATAAGaaccagatgaagaagatgatttTTCGCTACTGTTGAGAGATGTGAACTGTATTCTTTGTCTACGCAATCAATCATATActcttcgattttttttttatcagaaaCAAGCCATGTACATGTAATTATTTTCTGGAAATTACAACGTGCATGTAATTAGTACCATTGTTTCTCTATATACTTTTTAACATTTCATGGCATATATATCTGCATCATGTTTTTGCCTGAAATTAAGAAATTAGGAAAGGTTAACGCTTTTCTAAGAATGATGCTTTGGTTCGTCTACTAAGTTGTCACTAgcttttctcttttccttttcattttttttcttgtgcaaGCTGTCACTATTTAGAGCCTCAGAGATACCTAGCCCCTTATGGCCGGCCGTTGCATGTTGCAGGGAAAAGGTTGATTAGATCCTGGGAAGCAATAGCAATAGTAATAGTTAATACTCTATTGTTTATCATGCTAATAAACAAAAGGTGCTTctgttttttcaaaattttatttatggCCGCGCATGTAACTAGTGGTTATGAAGTAATTCAATTTTCTGATATAGCTTTTTAACACTTTCTGCTTGCATGTCATGCAAGGATCAATTACTAATTTGAAGCTCTCTGTATATGTTTTATAGTCAGATTTCTGGATAAAAGTCATAATAACTGTTCTATCTAATTATCTTCTCACGGCAAAATTCTACAGACTTTTGATGATATCTCCTTATATGGCTCCTTTACATCCAATAGGGAAAATGCATATATAACATGCTACTGTTTCGTGTGATTACTTGCTGAAACTAGCAGGATGATTAGGTTATTTGTATTATAACATCATCCTTTATGTGGTATATATTTAGATCATTATCTGGTTGCGAGATTCTGCCAATAAATTTTGTTGTATTTAGCTTAGCTGCAAATTTTCTTTCATTATATTCTGCATGGTGCAAATCCAGACATGCAGAAACGTGGTTCAAAGAAACAAGAACAGTTGGTCCTCTCTCCAAGTTCTCATTTCTACACATAACTTGTAAGGAAATTCTAGGAGTCAAGAACAAATGGATTTATTTTAGACACAGATAATATTAGCATTTATTAATGTAACTGACTCTTTATAGTAGCAAAGCACTTAATCATATGGTTCTACATTTGTATGCAAGCTCCAAAATTTCAATTTGGCATTCCAAATAAAAATGCTGGAAAAGTTAGCAGCAAACCAAATGGAACTAGTTTTCCAGTCATATGACCTGATAACCTAGGGAAAATATTCATCAGCAAAGAACTGTATTATTTCTTAGCTGGTCACTCTCATCTGACAGACAATTTGGTTTTGCTAGGAAGTTCGCTTCATTCTTTATATAATGCTGGACTCTATTAAGCCCCTTCATATATATATGGCTAATCACTTTTTCCTCAAGTACtgaatagaaaaaagaaaattttgttcATGCTGGCTAGAATTAATACTGGATTGTTCTGAGTTCTCCAATGTCTTCTTTCATTATGTACTCATGTAGCACCATTCCTGAGGCCCCTCTATAGAAAACAGACATTGATCTCTGATGTGCAAGCAAGAAACTGTATTGATTCCAAAGCAAGCCAATTATTTATGCCAGCATTTATTCTGGCCTGCAGGACATTCCAAAGAGCCTCTTCCCCCTGCATTCAAAGCCAGACACATCAGACCCATCATCTTGAGACTCCTAGTTACATTCTCTCTTCCAACTATTATAAGATCACCTGAAATTCAAATTTCCATTTTTATTCAAAGAGCAACAACTACTTGTTCTTCAGGTGCAATCTGGATGAAACCTAAAATATCAGGTTAGAAGTATTGTCTAGGCCAATCGAGAAGCAGGAAGTGCCTGTTTTTAAGTGCAGTCTGGATGAAACCTAGAATATCGGAGTAGAAGTGCTGTCTAGCCAATCGAAAAGCTCGCAACTAGTTGTTCTAGTATGGGTACCCATGGATGATGattttttccattttctctcGGCCATTGCTCATCTATTGGTGGCTATGAACACTGACGTGCATAAAAAGGGTATTTTTAAGGAAAGTTTATAGCAAGTTTAATTGGGCATTTTTGTCGTTAAATATAAATGTTTAGTATCAAATAAGTTCGCATCAGTTCCATGCGTTGTACTCCGAAGTGTTTACAAATCCATTCTCCGTGTTTCCAACGTTGCCAGGGAGAAAAACAAGAaagtgaaaaatatgaaaggatGATATTTGCATACTGTGTCCAATCTTAACAAAGCATTAGCTGTGAGCATGCAGTATCTTTCGAAGAAATCATGATCCAAATCGAACACCCAAGGTTTCGATAGAGAATGATTCTGAAGAAGCTTTATGATAATTTCTGCTGTCTTGTGACGTTCAATACACCACCAAGGAAAAACATGGTCCCAGATGTTTGTGATAAAACCATTTGGCAACATGAGAAATTCTTGACCAAGTTGGACATTTCCATGagccatatgcaacaaggcaaATTAAGcaccctatttttaatttttttacattTAATGCAAgcaaaaagaaactgcattgcaggacaaaaatagttttgagttCTGAGTGAGAAAACGCGTGGAATAACATCATAAATGTCATATTACTCTCAATCATTTCCATCAGAATAGTACTCACAAATAAGAAGCTTTGCTTTCTAGTGAAAAATATATGGAAGGCTACAAGGCGATCTTTCTCAATATTTTCAGCTCGTGTACTGCTAGCTAGCAAATTGCATATATGTAAGCTCTTGTAAAATGAGCAAACAATGTTATTATGTTATAAGCCCAAGATTAACTATACAGAGCTCATGGAGAGAATTGATAATTTTTTCATGTTGGGAGGTCGAATTTGGCGTTGATGAGGACAAATATATTGTGATCATTCCGAGTTTGGACAATATGTAGAACAATTTGTTAGGTCTGCAAAACCTAAAGAGTTACCATATCCTCATTAAGCCCAGAATACATGCGTGTGTGTGAGAAAGGGTGGGGGCATGCATTGATACTGGAGGGTTTTGCAAGGGTTGGATGATGGCTTTTGGATTGTCTGAAATAGTCGAAAGCTATGAAGAAATTAACATTTTAAAACATTTAAATGAAGACTATTAGTTATCTTCTGATGATAATTTTTACATAATAATAAGCAAGACAACTCAATGGAGCATTACGTGAATTTCGGAACACCAAAATGAGAAGGGTGTTGTATGCCGATTTGATTTAGAGTCATATGATGATGCAATTCTTCCTTAAAACACCTTTATTCCACCTTTCTCACTCACAAGTCCTATAAATAGCTTGAAACCTTAAGATGTATTAGGTAAATCTTGATTTTTCAATTAGTTGGATAATTTTAGGCCAATCATAGACACAAAGATGTTGGGTCCAAAAAATATCTACTTCCAATCTCAAAATCAACAAAACAcagaaatcttttctttttttcttttgattggaCAAAATACAGAAATCTTGAAGCACTAGGGACATTTCTATAGCTTGAGAATTATGTTATATTTACACCGTACAGTTGAAGAGTGAGAAGTGGAAACCTCTTAGAATTTGTAAGCTCGACACATGTTTGTCTCTTTAGCTTCTATAATTAATGTTTGTCTCTTTAGCTTCTGTAGTTAATGTTGTCTCTTTAGCTTTTGTGGTTCATGAACTTTCTAGTTCATGAACTTCGTTGGTTGGAAAGAATTCATTTCTTACTTTGAATATGTTCCGAAAACTTGGTTCTTGTCTCTTAGAAAGTTATGTCATTAATTAATGTGTGAATCTAGTCTAAATTCGTATAAAAATTTGCCTATAAAATTTTCAGCTTTGTAACTTCATATCAATCCCTAGTAACACCCTAGCCTCATTTCTCCATTATCCTTCATCAAGAATACACCTTTTTTGATTAGTTTCTTGTGGTGTTTATCTTCAACAAAACCATCGTGCAACAATATACATTTCCAGCGAAGTGTGCACAGTGAAAATGAATGACATGGTAGTTGTACTTTAAGATCATTGGCGAGCACACTAATACAAGTACATGTCGCTGGATTTGAAAGTTGGAGGAACTATGTGCTGAAACTGCACATTTTGGCAATGCAGAAGGTAATATAGTCTCATGATTTTGGCTAAACAGAGGTTGTATTTCATGTGAAACTTCATGAT
Encoded proteins:
- the LOC103714656 gene encoding BTB/POZ domain and ankyrin repeat-containing protein NPR5-like, whose amino-acid sequence is MEDSLKSLSLDYLNLLINGQAFSDVTFSVEGRLVHAHRCILAARSLFFRKFFCGPDPPSPGLLLLHQDLHPHHHHGPRSPSGASASSPRGASAAGPVVIPVNSVGYEVFLLLLQFLYSGQVSIVPQKHEPRPNCSERGCWHTSCTAAVDLALDTLAAARSFGVEQLALLTQKQLASMVEKASIEDVMKVLMASRKQDMHQLWTTCSHLVAKSGLPPEVLAKHLPIDVVAKIEELRLKTSLARRSSFMSHHPLDIAVAGVGPSSAAAAAAELEDQHHKIRRMRRALDSSDVELVKLMVMGEGLNLDDALALHYAVENCSREVVKALLELGAADVNCPAGPAGKTPLHIAAEMVCPDMVAVLLDHHADPNIRTVDGVTPLDILRTLTSDFLFKGAVPGLSHIEPNKLRLCLELVQSAAMVMSREEAANSGGGGGGGGRNPSTAMYHPPMNPEPSNCNANSLSSSSSSSMVNLSLDSRMVYLDLGMAAQLGCKINDGGEDDNSCSRSQGGGGGIGPSSSMYSSHGFP